A window of bacterium genomic DNA:
TTGTATAGGTATGCGCAAGCTAGGCTTATCAGAAAGACAAATACAACCATTATTCTCCAATGTTTTTTCAAACTGTGTGTCATATTTCTCATCATTTGGTAATACTCCTCGTCATGGATTAGAACTACAAGGCTTAGCACACGACTGTAGATTATTTCAATTAAACAACATTATTGTTTTTTTGTCAAACCCTATTAAAGCTAGCGAGAAAATTTCTCGAAAATTTTGCGAAAAGCAGAGATTTATTACCATAAGAACACAAGGTTCTTGGTCTAAGGTTGCAGACCTACTCATGATCAGTGGATTTAGGTAAAACGAACTAGTCAGTTGGATCTTTCACGGTATACTTACCGTATATTTTTTGGCGCCAAGACTATGCACGGAATGCTAATGCCCTTTGGGCGCGGTGAAAGCCTAATGATTGGACGACTTCAAGGAACACTACTCGAAGTAGACGCGGACAGAGTATTAGTTGATACCGGTGGAGTTGGGTACGAGGTGTTGGTACCTAAATCCGTTCTTAGTGGTTTACCTCCTCGAAATGAAACAGTGGTTCTCTTCATCCGTCTGATTTGGAGGGAGGATGGCCCTTCTCTTTACGGGTTTGTGGATGGTTGGGAACGAAAACTATTTGATTTGCTAGTGTCTGTTTCAGGGGTTGGCCCAAAAGTTGCACTTAGTCTTATTGGGACATTGGGTTCGGATACTCTGGCTCAATCAATCGCTCTAGGGGATGCCAAACGCTTACAAACGGTTTCAGGCGTTGGCGGTAAGACGGCGCAAAGAATTGTTCTTGAATTAGGCGATAAGCTCGCGGTTGCTGCTTTTGAAAGAAGACTTGAAACGGTGGGCGTTTCTCGTGCCGGTAGTGAAGTTGTTATTGATGCCATTGAAGCTTTAATTGTAATGGGCTTCCGTAGGCAAGAAGCCGGAAACGCCGTAGATGAAGCTATAAAAGAATTAGGCAAAGATGTTGCCGTAGACGCAGTTGTTAAAGAGGCGTTAAAAAGAGTAAGGACAAAAGGATAGAATGAACGTAGTATGTATCCGGATTCCGGAATATGAACTACGCGCTACCCAATAGGAAAATGGCACAACAGGATAATTGTTCGGAAGAAGAGAGAATAGTATCGCCGCAGAGGCAGGAGATTGATAATGATATCGAACTTAGTCTCCGGCCTAAGCGTTTGCGTGAATTTATAGGCCAGCCTAAGATAAAAGAGAGCTTAGGGATATTTATGGAGGCGGCTTTGCTTCGAAAAGAAGCCCTCGACCATGTGCTTCTCTATGGCCCACCTGGGTTAGGGAAGACTACTCTTTCATTTATTATCGCAAACGAAATGGAAGCTGCGATTCGTGTTACATCAGGACCTGCTATCGAACGTCCTGGTGATTTGGCGGCAATTCTAACAAACCTGGAAGCGGGTTCAGTCTTATTTATAGATGAAATCCACCGATTGCCGAGAGCTGTTGAAGAAGTTCTCTATCCGGCGATGGAGGATTTCATGCTTGACGTTATCATCGGGAAAGGGCCAAGCGCCCGTTCGATAAGACTTGAATTGCCTAAATTCACTATAATCGGTGCGACGACGCGGGTGGGGTTATTGACCTCTCCGCTTCGAAATCGATTTGGAATTGTCCTTAATTTTGGCTTTTATAATGTTGAAGACATTGATAAGATTGTAATTCGTTCGGCTAATATCCTTGGGATAGAGATCGATATCGAGGGTGCGGCGGAGATTGCCAGACGTTCCCGTGGAACTCCTCGCGTTGCCAACCGGTTACTCAGACGAGTTCGTGATTATGCACAAGTACGCGCCAATGGTCACATTACTCTTCCTGTCGCAAAGTCGGCATTAGCGATGCTTGAAGTCGATGATGCTGGGCTTGATGCTGCTGATCGAAATTTACTTCAAGTTATTGTTGAGAAGTTTAGCGGTGGGCCAGTCGGTTTGGATACTTTGGCGGCCGCTATTAATGAAGATTCGGGAACAATCGAGGACGTTTACGAGCCATTCCTAATTCAGTTAGGTCTGCTTCAAAGGACATCTCGCGGACGTGTGGCTACTCGCCTTGCTTATGAACACTTAGGTATCCCTGAACCGTCGAATAGACCTGGTTTGTTGTTTTAAGAAGGATTGTTAGATATGATATGTACTAAATGCGGGGTTAGAAACACTCATGACAGTAAGTTTTGTCGGAATTGCGGTCTTGTAATTCCGGATCATGTACCGCCGCCTGAAACTGTCGAGCGTCTTGAAAAAAGGCTTGAGGAAGCATTCAACCTATTCCATGAAGCCAGCTATGACGAAGCTTTAATTGCAGTAGGCGAAGTATTGGCGATTGAACGTGATAACGTAAATGCAATCTCTTTAAAAGCGATGATATATGAAAAACAGGGTGAGGTTGGCCCGGCAATCGATGCCTATGAACAGGTATTGGTCTTAAACCCTGATAGTGTTGCCGACAGGATAAAGCTGGAAGAGTTGAAACGCCCAAGCGCAGTCCCGAAAGAACCAGAATTAGTACTTATCGAAAAGAAATCGCCTTTAATGATTTCATTGGTCGCTGGGCTTTCAGTTTTGGCAATTGGCCTCATAACGGTTACGCTTTTAGTTCTATTGAATCCTGGAATAATAGGTAAATCGGCTCAAACATCTACCCAACCGGTTACGATACCGCAAGGTCCGGCTGTAGTAAGCAATCCCTCTTCAGTACCACCTGGAACGGTAACGACAGCCACAACTCCTCAACAGGCGCCACCGGCACTACCGGACACAAATACTCCCGTTCCTCCGGCAGCAATCGGTGATGATGCACAAGCGCCAGTTGCACCTAAAACTGGGTTTTCACCGATGCCTCCATTAATTGTGAACCCAGATTCAATGCCTACCCCGGCAAGCGCAGTTCAGCCTATCTTGCCGAGTGGAAATCCCGCTCAAAGTGATAACACTAACGCTGCTGCTAATACAAATGATAAGACTTCAAAAAATAGCGATGTTAAGGCAAAGTTTGAGATTAGCGTAACCGGCGGTAATACTCCCAAAAATCGTTACTCTAATTCAAATTCAGGCACACCGCAGGGATTGTCGCCTGATGCTGAATCCCAGGCCTATGCTCGAATAGGCCGTGAATATCAGATGTCCGGTAATCATAAGCAGGCAGTTGCTGCCTATCTGCGTGCGCTGCCAAACAGCCCGGACAAAGCCAAGATCTACCAGCAAATAGGAACTTGCTATCGCTATTTGCGTGATAACAATAATGCGGCGACATATCTTGAGAAGGCAATCGCTGCTTATCAACAAAGTGGAAATTCTCCTGAAGCTCAGCAGGGAATTCAAGTATGTAAAAGTCAGCTCGCAATTGTTAAATCAGGTCAATAAATAATGAAACGGCTTATCTTATGGATCGCACTTCTGTTTATAGCGCCACTGACCTTCGCAAGGCCAGTGATCCTTGTCGTCCAGGATTATGCGGAAATTAAAGATGATAAGTTCTTGAACGAACCGCTTGCAGAGCACTTAGCAAAGGCGCTTGGAGATACCGGTAAGTTCGATGCCATCGAATATAAACCTGACCTGCCGGCAATTCTGAATGCGATTCAGAGAAAGCGATTAGCATCCGCACAGGTAAACCCTAATCTCGATGCTGCACGCGAGATTGCGATTGCGCTCAATTGTGACTATTTTGTACTTATTCGGGCAATAAATGATTCTGAAAAGCTTGATACTAGCGCTCGTCTTTTTACCGCAGTTGGACGCAAACCTATTTGGTCAGCCAATAAGGTTTATCAAATAAAAGTGAAGGATGAAACTGACTGGATTGCTACAGATTCGGGAGCCGCTCGAAGTATAGCGATGATCATTGCATCAGAACCATTAAAGTCAGTCCCTGTCACAAAAGCAACAGGAGATGATCCGAAAGCTACTCTTCCGGAAGCTGCAATACGAGAAAAGTCAAATGAGACGGAACCTGAAGCGCTACGCATCGGTCTACAAATATTGGAAGAGGGAAGAGCAACAGAGGCGATTGGACCTCTTCGCGAGGCGGTAGATGCTGATCCGATGAATCCTAACGCTCGTGTGGCTTTAATAAAAGCCTATCTGCAAGCAAAACAGCCGATGACCGCGCTTGATGAGTGCAAACGAGCACGCCTATTGATAGGTGATAATGGCGCTCTTCAAAATGCCTATGCGATGGCGTTGCTTGAGACAGGGTCATTCGAAGATGCAGAATCGGCATACAAATCTTTGATATTGAAATCGCCTGATGATTCGTCCATTCATTTGGGTCTTGGAGATCTTTATTTAGCCCGGTTGCGAACTTTAGAGGCAATTGAAGAGTATAAATTAGTAGTAAAGGTTTCACCGACAGACTCTGAGCCATATTTGCGTTTGGCAAAAGCTTGGCTAATGTTAGATGATTACGATCAAAGCGCTCAAGCTAATGCTCAAGCCAAGGATCGTGGTATAAGTTTAGATGCAAGAGTATTGCGTGCTCGCTATCGAGAGATTATCCCCCTGCTGGAAACTTCAATTAAACGTATGGGCACATTGATGTTGGTTATCAGGCAAGAAGCTCGTAACGAAAATTCTGATATTAGTGAAGTTAATGTCCATATTTCAGAAGCCTTGAAGAAGATAAACAGTCTAGCCAATTATTTAGAAACTATTGATGTCCCATTGGCTTACTCAGGAAGCCATCGAAGATATCTTTTAGCTGCTCAATTATTGGCTCAAGCGGCAACGACCGCACATAAATTTAAAACGAAAGACCAGACTGAACCGATGGATGATGCACTCGTATTAACGAGTGAAGCCATGGAAGAGTTGAAACAAGCTCATGCTGAATTCCAGTTTGAGACTGTTTCGGTAACTGCAGGCGCTAATAAATAACGGATGCCTTGTTCCGGTAAAAGTTGAGAGGCAGAGATGTTAAACCACTTGATATTGGCGATACCGGGAAACCCGGTGATAGGCGAACCAGCATCGGCATTCACTTATGCGCTCAATAGCGCGGTGTTGGCGCTGGGTTTTGGCGTGACGACTGTACTTGTAGCTTTTTTAGTTCGATCATCGCTTTTTGCTGTCCAACGCATGCAAATGCGTCAGGTGGTGGCTATGCGGCATTGGATGACGGATGGCTCGCAAATTCGTCTCACTGATCATATGGGAACCAGCTATTCCTCATTTATCGTTTCAACCGATTTAAAAAACTTTATCGTTAAGGCGCCGGTAGAAGATGGGGTGGTTGTGCCGCTTCCTGTCAGCTCAAGATATCGAGCTTTAGTGACGGGTAAAGATGGCCTTTATGAATTCCCAACTGAGGTTACTGCTCGCCGTGGCAGTCCTAATCCTGTTTTGATTATGTTAGCGCCTCGACTATGGCAAAAGAGACAACGTCGGCTTCTCAAACGAGCGTCTCTGGCCGATCCGCTTGCAGTGAATATTTCCACTTTGCCTGGCTCAGAGAAATCAAGTGGTCTTATTTTGGACATCTGTGTTGGCGGAGCGCGTCTTCGAGCCGGCAAGCTATTTAATGCCGGAAGCATTGTTAAGTTGGAAAATGTTGATCTGAACGGTAAAGTTCTTCCCCCAATCCCTGCTAGAGTCGTTGCATCCGAAGCGATCGGAGGTGTCTTCATGTCCCACCTAGCCTTCGCCGGAGAACGAGAAGAAGACCGCCTTGCCATTGCCAGCTACGTAACCAAAGTAGGGAAGTGTTAAGTCAAAAGGCATGCTCCTCCTGGCCTTTTGACTTGAGAGGGCTTCTTGCTCATAAGCAAAGAAAATGAGCCTGATTTATTGAGAGATTAATAAAGAAGGTTGGAAAACATAGAAGGATGCTTGGTCGTGGGGTTGTCTAGCTTAGCCTTCGTGGTATAATAACCTTCACATCGGGGCGTGGCGCAGCTTGGATAGCGCGCTTGCATGGGGTGCAAGAGGTCGCTGGTTCGAATCCAGTCGCCCCGATCCTTCATTTTCTAAAGCTACAATAAACTAAGTTTCTCCAATCGAATCATTGCAGGCTTTATCCGCAGTAGCCTCTTTCACGCCTACTAATCTGAGCTTTACATGTTTGGTATTAGTTGCGCAAGGGTGATAGCAGTTAGCGGTATACAGGCGTCGCACATGCCATCTATGCAGACATACAGGGCACTCATATTCTTTGAGCCAACGTGAGGGACGGCGTAAGGCTGAAGCATCGAATGAATGACGAACCTTCGCCGCAATGCCTATTTCAGCCATTACGGTATGCCATGTGGGGCCGTGAGAACTTTCACCTTTAGCCCTACAAGATGCTACCGCGTGGGCATATTCATGGGCAAGAGTGACTTTTACTCGCTGTTCATCCGTTAGAAGATGTGGGTTGAGTTCAATAAGATGAGTAGATACAAAATAACGTCCAGCAGTGGTTCGCATACGATAATTCCAAACTAAAGTTGGAACTCCCTTTTTGCATGGCGCTTGTTTTGAGAAGCGCGCCAATTCCGTGAGCGCTAGATCCTTCAGTTCAGTTCCCTTGTCATTCACTGCAAATCCTCGACAATAATATTTCGCAGCACAACTGATGCTTGCTCTTTAGAATGCTTACATCAGGGCAAAATGAATACTGCTGAAGGAGAATAATTTACTTCATGGCGAGAAATCAGAATAAGTGTGTCTATAGCCTACTATTTCTAACAACATGAATTTGCCAAGAGAAATTATACCTTTAGAGTGAATGGAACAAGAGGAATTAGAAGAATTTAATGGATAATGATAGTGAATGTATTATAATGTCGCCAGGCAAGCTATCCCTTCTGTTCTAAAAGCTTGGCTGAGGGATTCCTGACAGGCGCATAAAGAGTGGATGCTTGCTTTTGATGATAGGTTGTCTTCAGCTTTTTAAGTAATTCTAACATTAGCCCCTGCAAACGCTCTTGGCATCGTTTGTCAGCAGCAATAACCCGTGATAATGTTTTTCGATCGGTAGTAGATGATTTTATAGCTAATAATATTTCATCTCTAGCATTTAAA
This region includes:
- the ruvB gene encoding Holliday junction branch migration DNA helicase RuvB; its protein translation is MNYALPNRKMAQQDNCSEEERIVSPQRQEIDNDIELSLRPKRLREFIGQPKIKESLGIFMEAALLRKEALDHVLLYGPPGLGKTTLSFIIANEMEAAIRVTSGPAIERPGDLAAILTNLEAGSVLFIDEIHRLPRAVEEVLYPAMEDFMLDVIIGKGPSARSIRLELPKFTIIGATTRVGLLTSPLRNRFGIVLNFGFYNVEDIDKIVIRSANILGIEIDIEGAAEIARRSRGTPRVANRLLRRVRDYAQVRANGHITLPVAKSALAMLEVDDAGLDAADRNLLQVIVEKFSGGPVGLDTLAAAINEDSGTIEDVYEPFLIQLGLLQRTSRGRVATRLAYEHLGIPEPSNRPGLLF
- a CDS encoding tetratricopeptide repeat protein; amino-acid sequence: MKRLILWIALLFIAPLTFARPVILVVQDYAEIKDDKFLNEPLAEHLAKALGDTGKFDAIEYKPDLPAILNAIQRKRLASAQVNPNLDAAREIAIALNCDYFVLIRAINDSEKLDTSARLFTAVGRKPIWSANKVYQIKVKDETDWIATDSGAARSIAMIIASEPLKSVPVTKATGDDPKATLPEAAIREKSNETEPEALRIGLQILEEGRATEAIGPLREAVDADPMNPNARVALIKAYLQAKQPMTALDECKRARLLIGDNGALQNAYAMALLETGSFEDAESAYKSLILKSPDDSSIHLGLGDLYLARLRTLEAIEEYKLVVKVSPTDSEPYLRLAKAWLMLDDYDQSAQANAQAKDRGISLDARVLRARYREIIPLLETSIKRMGTLMLVIRQEARNENSDISEVNVHISEALKKINSLANYLETIDVPLAYSGSHRRYLLAAQLLAQAATTAHKFKTKDQTEPMDDALVLTSEAMEELKQAHAEFQFETVSVTAGANK
- a CDS encoding SprT-like domain-containing protein; translation: MNDKGTELKDLALTELARFSKQAPCKKGVPTLVWNYRMRTTAGRYFVSTHLIELNPHLLTDEQRVKVTLAHEYAHAVASCRAKGESSHGPTWHTVMAEIGIAAKVRHSFDASALRRPSRWLKEYECPVCLHRWHVRRLYTANCYHPCATNTKHVKLRLVGVKEATADKACNDSIGET
- the ruvA gene encoding Holliday junction branch migration protein RuvA; this translates as MIGRLQGTLLEVDADRVLVDTGGVGYEVLVPKSVLSGLPPRNETVVLFIRLIWREDGPSLYGFVDGWERKLFDLLVSVSGVGPKVALSLIGTLGSDTLAQSIALGDAKRLQTVSGVGGKTAQRIVLELGDKLAVAAFERRLETVGVSRAGSEVVIDAIEALIVMGFRRQEAGNAVDEAIKELGKDVAVDAVVKEALKRVRTKG
- a CDS encoding flagellar brake protein — translated: MLNHLILAIPGNPVIGEPASAFTYALNSAVLALGFGVTTVLVAFLVRSSLFAVQRMQMRQVVAMRHWMTDGSQIRLTDHMGTSYSSFIVSTDLKNFIVKAPVEDGVVVPLPVSSRYRALVTGKDGLYEFPTEVTARRGSPNPVLIMLAPRLWQKRQRRLLKRASLADPLAVNISTLPGSEKSSGLILDICVGGARLRAGKLFNAGSIVKLENVDLNGKVLPPIPARVVASEAIGGVFMSHLAFAGEREEDRLAIASYVTKVGKC
- a CDS encoding tetratricopeptide repeat protein: MICTKCGVRNTHDSKFCRNCGLVIPDHVPPPETVERLEKRLEEAFNLFHEASYDEALIAVGEVLAIERDNVNAISLKAMIYEKQGEVGPAIDAYEQVLVLNPDSVADRIKLEELKRPSAVPKEPELVLIEKKSPLMISLVAGLSVLAIGLITVTLLVLLNPGIIGKSAQTSTQPVTIPQGPAVVSNPSSVPPGTVTTATTPQQAPPALPDTNTPVPPAAIGDDAQAPVAPKTGFSPMPPLIVNPDSMPTPASAVQPILPSGNPAQSDNTNAAANTNDKTSKNSDVKAKFEISVTGGNTPKNRYSNSNSGTPQGLSPDAESQAYARIGREYQMSGNHKQAVAAYLRALPNSPDKAKIYQQIGTCYRYLRDNNNAATYLEKAIAAYQQSGNSPEAQQGIQVCKSQLAIVKSGQ